A stretch of Comamonadaceae bacterium M7527 DNA encodes these proteins:
- the pmbA gene encoding metalloprotease PmbA, producing MQELVFDALRSAKQLGAADAVAEVSEAYGLSVSVRNRDLENVERNRDKSLGVTLYLGHHRGHAATSDFSKAAIEQTVKAAYDIARFTAQDTMAGLPDVQDVVGEVRDLDLFHPWAVDAAAAADIAMSCERAALGTSKLITNSEGASVSAQHSHFYAAHMREGQTNQAGIFAGGYASTRHAIGVSVIAGKGDGMQRDAWFSSMRDQADLASPKAIGRYAAQRTLARLNARKIATTQCPVLFEAPLASGLLGSFVHAISGGALYRNSSFLMNSLGEQVFAKHIDIFEDPFVSKGKGSSPFDDEGVTVKARDVVSAGVVQGYFLGSYSARKLGMRTTGHSGGSHNLYMRSRKTAAGDDLDAMLKKLGRGLFVTDLMGHGVNGVTGDYSRGASGFWVDKGEIQFPVEEITIAGNLRDMFMGIKAIGADAYNHGAKTVGSVLIDRMKIAGA from the coding sequence TTGCAAGAGCTGGTGTTTGACGCCTTGCGCAGCGCCAAGCAGTTGGGCGCGGCCGATGCCGTGGCTGAAGTGTCTGAGGCTTATGGCTTAAGCGTGTCTGTGCGCAACCGTGATCTCGAAAACGTGGAGCGCAATCGAGACAAGTCGTTGGGCGTGACGCTTTACTTGGGTCATCACCGAGGTCATGCAGCCACATCAGATTTTTCAAAAGCGGCGATTGAGCAAACGGTCAAAGCCGCCTACGACATTGCACGCTTTACTGCCCAGGACACCATGGCGGGCTTGCCCGATGTGCAAGACGTGGTGGGCGAGGTGCGAGACCTGGATTTGTTTCACCCGTGGGCAGTGGATGCGGCGGCGGCAGCCGATATTGCGATGTCTTGTGAGCGCGCAGCGCTTGGCACCAGCAAGCTCATTACCAACAGCGAAGGGGCGTCGGTTTCTGCCCAGCATTCGCATTTTTATGCGGCGCACATGCGCGAGGGCCAAACCAATCAGGCTGGTATTTTTGCCGGTGGTTACGCCAGCACTCGCCACGCTATTGGTGTCAGCGTGATTGCAGGCAAGGGTGACGGTATGCAGCGTGATGCATGGTTTAGCTCTATGCGTGACCAAGCCGACTTGGCAAGCCCCAAGGCCATTGGTCGCTATGCCGCCCAGCGTACGTTGGCGCGCCTCAATGCCCGCAAAATCGCCACCACCCAATGCCCTGTGCTGTTTGAGGCGCCACTGGCCAGTGGCTTGCTGGGCAGTTTTGTGCATGCCATCAGCGGCGGCGCGCTGTACCGTAACAGCAGCTTTTTAATGAACAGCCTTGGTGAGCAAGTGTTTGCCAAACACATTGATATTTTCGAGGACCCGTTTGTCTCAAAAGGTAAGGGCAGCTCACCGTTTGACGACGAAGGCGTGACCGTAAAAGCCAGAGACGTGGTGAGCGCAGGCGTGGTGCAAGGTTACTTTTTAGGCAGTTACTCAGCTCGCAAGCTGGGTATGCGCACCACAGGCCACTCAGGTGGCTCACACAATCTGTATATGCGCAGTCGCAAAACAGCCGCTGGCGATGACTTGGACGCCATGCTGAAAAAACTGGGACGAGGTTTGTTTGTGACTGACTTGATGGGGCACGGCGTGAATGGCGTCACCGGTGACTACTCGCGCGGTGCATCTGGCTTTTGGGTGGACAAGGGCGAGATTCAGTTTCCGGTGGAGGAAATCACCATTGCCGGTAACTTGAGGGATATGTTTATGGGTATCAAGGCCATAGGTGCTGACGCCTACAACCACGGCGCAAAGACGGTAGGCTCTGTGCTGATTGACCGCATGAAGATTGCGGGTGCCTAA
- a CDS encoding antibiotic biosynthesis monooxygenase translates to MILELADIRINPGQNAAFEAAIEQGISTVVSVATGFLGYTVHKGIESAERYVLQISWATLENHTVDFREGPLFPQWRAIVGPFFAQPPVVEHFDLALQSAK, encoded by the coding sequence ATGATTTTGGAACTAGCAGACATTCGCATCAATCCAGGCCAAAATGCAGCTTTTGAAGCCGCTATTGAGCAAGGCATCAGCACCGTGGTGTCTGTTGCGACTGGTTTTTTGGGTTACACCGTGCACAAAGGCATTGAGTCAGCAGAGCGCTACGTGCTTCAAATTTCGTGGGCCACTCTGGAAAACCACACCGTAGATTTTCGCGAAGGCCCACTGTTTCCACAGTGGCGGGCCATCGTGGGGCCATTTTTCGCACAGCCCCCCGTGGTTGAGCACTTTGACTTGGCGCTGCAATCAGCCAAGTAA
- a CDS encoding NAD(P)/FAD-dependent oxidoreductase — MTHTPANQPHHHYDTIIIGAGAAGLMCAGVAGQLGLRVLLLDHASKVAEKIRISGGGRCNFTNKDLDPRNPQRHFIGNNPRFCKHALASYTPNDFLALMASHGLTYTEKHKGQLFCDQSAGAIINMLLAEAQQGGVDHRQGVQVLSAGKQGDRYTVGSSEGTFTSANLVVATGGLSIPKIGATDFGYLLARQFDMPMVATRPALVPLTFDGEHWQAFKDLAGLALPVHIQVAGGADKTSFDEDLLFTHKGLSGPAILQISSYWQPGADLRLNLHPQENLENSFASLKANSRKQLGNELATLLPSRLAQQWLQADELLSSLRERPMMDMPDKALRRLAESVHQWRIKPSGTEGYAKAEVTAGGVDTTALNSKTMQAKAHAGLYFIGEVTDVTGWLGGYNFQWAWASGYAAAQAMKAGAA; from the coding sequence ATGACGCACACGCCAGCAAACCAACCCCATCACCATTACGACACCATCATCATTGGCGCGGGCGCAGCAGGTTTGATGTGTGCAGGTGTGGCTGGTCAGCTGGGTTTGCGCGTGCTGCTGCTAGACCACGCCAGCAAGGTGGCCGAAAAAATACGCATATCCGGTGGCGGGCGATGCAACTTCACCAACAAGGACCTGGACCCACGTAACCCACAGCGTCACTTTATTGGCAACAACCCGCGCTTTTGCAAACATGCGCTGGCCAGCTATACCCCCAATGACTTTTTAGCGTTAATGGCCAGCCACGGCTTGACGTACACCGAAAAACACAAGGGGCAGCTGTTTTGCGACCAATCAGCAGGCGCCATCATCAACATGCTGTTGGCCGAGGCGCAGCAAGGCGGGGTAGACCATAGGCAAGGTGTGCAAGTACTCAGCGCTGGCAAGCAAGGCGACCGCTACACCGTTGGCAGCAGCGAAGGCACGTTTACCAGCGCCAACTTGGTGGTGGCAACGGGCGGCTTGTCCATTCCAAAGATTGGCGCGACAGACTTTGGCTATCTGCTGGCCAGGCAATTTGACATGCCCATGGTCGCTACAAGGCCCGCTCTGGTGCCGCTGACGTTTGACGGCGAACACTGGCAAGCCTTCAAGGACCTGGCCGGCTTGGCCTTGCCCGTACACATACAGGTAGCGGGTGGTGCAGACAAAACCAGCTTTGATGAAGACTTGTTGTTCACGCACAAGGGTCTGAGCGGTCCAGCGATTTTGCAAATATCCAGCTATTGGCAACCCGGCGCTGACTTGCGACTAAACCTACACCCGCAAGAAAACCTGGAGAACAGCTTTGCCAGCCTCAAAGCAAACTCACGCAAACAACTGGGCAACGAACTGGCGACGCTGCTGCCCAGCCGCCTGGCACAGCAGTGGCTGCAAGCTGATGAACTGCTGAGTTCGCTGCGCGAGCGACCCATGATGGACATGCCAGACAAGGCGCTGCGTCGCTTGGCCGAATCGGTACACCAGTGGCGCATCAAACCCAGTGGCACCGAGGGGTATGCCAAGGCCGAAGTGACCGCTGGCGGTGTAGACACCACAGCGCTGAACAGCAAAACCATGCAAGCCAAAGCGCATGCTGGCCTGTACTTTATTGGTGAAGTCACAGACGTCACGGGCTGGCTAGGCGGCTATAACTTTCAGTGGGCATGGGCCAGTGGCTATGCCGCCGCGCAGGCCATGAAGGCTGGCGCGGCGTAG
- a CDS encoding GatB/YqeY domain-containing protein has product MSLKDTITADMKDAMRAKEAQRLGTIRMLLAAIKQKEIDEQIVVDDTATIAIVDKLIKQRKDSIAAYETAQRPELAAIEQAEIEVLKAYLPERMSEQEVANAVKAIVAQVGATGPGDMGKVMGAVKTALAGKADMGQVSAAVKAALKP; this is encoded by the coding sequence ATGAGCTTAAAAGACACCATCACCGCAGACATGAAAGACGCCATGCGCGCCAAAGAAGCACAGCGCTTAGGCACTATTCGCATGCTACTGGCGGCTATCAAGCAAAAGGAAATTGACGAGCAAATTGTGGTGGACGACACCGCCACCATTGCAATCGTTGACAAACTGATCAAGCAGCGCAAAGACTCTATTGCAGCCTACGAAACAGCGCAGCGCCCCGAGTTGGCCGCAATAGAGCAAGCCGAAATCGAGGTGCTAAAGGCCTACCTGCCCGAGCGCATGAGCGAGCAAGAGGTGGCAAACGCTGTGAAAGCCATAGTCGCCCAAGTCGGCGCTACAGGCCCTGGCGACATGGGCAAGGTGATGGGCGCCGTGAAAACAGCGCTGGCCGGCAAAGCCGACATGGGCCAAGTGTCCGCAGCCGTAAAGGCCGCGCTAAAGCCCTGA
- the cobA gene encoding uroporphyrinogen-III C-methyltransferase, with amino-acid sequence MTNAVTHLPKKPTTKAPGHVTLVGAGPGEPDLLTLKAAKAIAAADALFVDDLVNPQVLEHASATARVVYVGKRGGCASTPQSFIIKAMIAAASNGEQVVRLKGGDPFIFGRGGEEVEALQAAGVGVSAVNGITSGLAALSGLNVSLTHREHAQGVVFVTGHAKPGGAGTDWEALSRTAHQAKLTLVIYMGVTNAQDIEAGLLQGLPTHTAVALIQNATLPSQRHAVGTLATLTSTMRINNIASPAIMVVGDVVQGLLAAQLTAAQDPPMGIQKVA; translated from the coding sequence ATGACAAACGCAGTCACACATCTTCCAAAAAAACCAACCACAAAGGCGCCTGGCCATGTCACTTTGGTCGGAGCAGGCCCGGGCGAGCCTGACTTGCTCACCCTCAAAGCGGCCAAGGCCATTGCCGCTGCCGACGCGCTGTTTGTAGACGACCTGGTCAACCCGCAAGTGCTTGAGCATGCAAGCGCCACAGCCCGCGTGGTGTACGTGGGCAAGCGCGGTGGCTGTGCATCCACACCTCAGTCCTTCATCATCAAGGCCATGATTGCCGCGGCCAGCAATGGCGAGCAAGTTGTGCGGCTCAAGGGCGGAGACCCATTTATTTTTGGGCGTGGCGGCGAAGAAGTAGAAGCGCTGCAAGCTGCGGGCGTGGGTGTATCCGCGGTAAACGGCATCACATCTGGCCTGGCGGCGCTGTCTGGCCTCAATGTGTCACTCACCCACCGCGAACACGCTCAAGGCGTGGTGTTTGTCACTGGCCACGCCAAACCCGGCGGCGCAGGCACGGACTGGGAGGCCTTGTCGCGCACCGCTCACCAAGCCAAGCTGACCTTGGTGATTTACATGGGCGTCACCAACGCCCAAGACATAGAAGCTGGCTTGTTGCAGGGCCTGCCCACGCATACAGCCGTCGCCCTCATTCAAAACGCCACACTGCCCAGCCAACGCCACGCTGTGGGCACGCTGGCAACGCTGACAAGCACCATGCGTATCAACAACATCGCAAGCCCAGCCATCATGGTGGTGGGCGATGTGGTGCAGGGCTTGCTGGCAGCCCAATTAACAGCCGCACAAGACCCACCAATGGGTATTCAAAAAGTAGCGTAA
- the rpsU gene encoding 30S ribosomal protein S21, with amino-acid sequence MTTIRVKDNEPYEVALRRFKRTIEKLGLLTELRAREFFEKPTTERKRKKSAAVKRNYKRIRSMQLPKKLY; translated from the coding sequence ATGACGACTATCCGTGTAAAAGACAACGAGCCCTACGAAGTTGCACTGCGCCGCTTCAAACGCACTATTGAAAAGCTGGGCCTGTTGACCGAACTGCGCGCACGCGAGTTCTTTGAAAAGCCAACTACAGAGCGCAAGCGCAAGAAGTCTGCCGCTGTCAAGCGCAACTACAAGCGCATCCGCTCCATGCAGTTGCCCAAGAAGCTGTACTAA